In Dromaius novaehollandiae isolate bDroNov1 chromosome 2, bDroNov1.hap1, whole genome shotgun sequence, one DNA window encodes the following:
- the TMEM108 gene encoding transmembrane protein 108 isoform X1, with product MKRSLQVLYCQLFSVLLILALTEELVFSVQVLSPTVSSSQGFLMDTTTVTAMGTTPRHKDRRPTQPAPASARTVPHPASLTEKTAPSAGQKQASGRHAGEKERYHLYNQSALYSGQTRPMGKIFPDFKGNFTEPSEPYLKTALHSPFPTLSSPFTDHPFPSPTATSRDPAGTGLARTTHPAPAPPSSTSGGLRKAERGDGTEPVVQKADFATTTAGPSTNPEAVSVPFDRPHYDIWDMLSKNSSWVTLNLSTNVPLFAGPGTATAAAGHSVQTSFDVNVSSPAAGNPRGAAPTQHSAVTNATVFGSALSAAPVTRLSSSISTAGSTATGNFLNRLVPAGTWKPGVPGNISHVTEGDKPQHRATICLSKMDIAWIILAISVPISSCSVLLTVCCMRRKKKTSNPENNLSYWNNAITMDYFNRHAVELPREIQSLETSEDHLSEPRSPANGDYRDSGMVLVNPFCQETLFVGHEQVSEI from the exons GTGTTCTACTGATCTTGGCACTGACAGAAGAGCTGGTGTTTTCTGTTCAGGTACTGTCTCCCACTGTATCCTCCTCTCAGGGCTTCCTGATGGACACTACCACTGTCACAGCCATGGGGACAACACCTCGTCACAAAGACCGTCGCCCGACGCAGCCTGCTCCCGCATCTGCTCGCACGGTTCCCCATCCCGCTAGCCTGACGGAGAAAACGGCCCCGTCCGCTGGCCAAAAGCAAGCAAGCGGCCGTCATGCTGGCGAAAAGGAAAGGTATCATTTGTACAACCAGAGTGCTTTGTACTCAGGACAGACTCGCCCCATGGGGAAAATATTCCCAGATTTCAAAGGGAACTTCACAGAGCCTTCAGAGCCTTACCTGAAGACGGCCCTGcactcccccttccccacccTGAGCAGCCCTTTCACAGACCACCCGTTTCCCTCCCCAACTGCGACTTCCAGAGATCCCGCTGGCACGGGGCTGGCAAGAACTACGCACccggcccctgctccccccagcagcACCTCGGGAGGCCTTAGGAAAGCAGAGCGTGGGGATGGGACGGAGCCGGTTGTGCAGAAAGCAGATTTTGCCACCACAACTGCTGGACCATCGACTAATCCTGAAGCAGTGTCGGTGCCTTTTGACCGTCCCCACTATGATATATGGGATATGCTGAGCAAAAACAGCTCTTGGGTAACCTTGAACCTCAGTACAAATGTCCCGTTGTTTGCTGGCCCTGGaactgcaacagcagcagcaggtcacTCGGTTCAGACCAGTTTCGATGTCAACGTCTCCTCTCCGGCAGCGGGCAaccccaggggagctgccccgaCGCAGCACAGCGCGGTGACTAACGCCACTGTGTTTGGCAGCGCTCTCTCCGCAGCACCCGTCACCAGGTTGTCCAGCTCCATTTCCACAGCTGGCTCCACTGCAACCGGCAACTTCCTAAACAGACTGGTTCCTGCCGGGACCTGGAAACCTGGGGTGCCGGGAAACATCTCCCATGTCACTGAGGGGGACAAGCCCCAGCACAGAGCAACCATCTGTCTCAGCAAGATGGACATTGCCTGGATCATCCTGGCTATCAGCGTACCTATATCCTCATGTT CAGTTCTGCTGACAGTCTGCTgcatgaggaggaagaaaaagacatcTAACCCAGAAAACAATTTGAGCTATTGGAATAACGCTATTACCATGGACTACTTCAACAGGCATGCTGTAGAGTTACCGAGAGAGATCCAGTCTCTGGAGACTTCAGAG GACCACCTCTCCGAGCCACGCTCCCCAGCCAACGGCGATTACCGAGACAGTGGTATGGTCCTCGTAAACCCCTTCTGTCAAGAAACTCTATTTGTAGGACATGAGCAAGTGTCTGAAATATGA
- the TMEM108 gene encoding transmembrane protein 108 isoform X2, which produces MIFSGVLLILALTEELVFSVQVLSPTVSSSQGFLMDTTTVTAMGTTPRHKDRRPTQPAPASARTVPHPASLTEKTAPSAGQKQASGRHAGEKERYHLYNQSALYSGQTRPMGKIFPDFKGNFTEPSEPYLKTALHSPFPTLSSPFTDHPFPSPTATSRDPAGTGLARTTHPAPAPPSSTSGGLRKAERGDGTEPVVQKADFATTTAGPSTNPEAVSVPFDRPHYDIWDMLSKNSSWVTLNLSTNVPLFAGPGTATAAAGHSVQTSFDVNVSSPAAGNPRGAAPTQHSAVTNATVFGSALSAAPVTRLSSSISTAGSTATGNFLNRLVPAGTWKPGVPGNISHVTEGDKPQHRATICLSKMDIAWIILAISVPISSCSVLLTVCCMRRKKKTSNPENNLSYWNNAITMDYFNRHAVELPREIQSLETSEDHLSEPRSPANGDYRDSGMVLVNPFCQETLFVGHEQVSEI; this is translated from the exons GTGTTCTACTGATCTTGGCACTGACAGAAGAGCTGGTGTTTTCTGTTCAGGTACTGTCTCCCACTGTATCCTCCTCTCAGGGCTTCCTGATGGACACTACCACTGTCACAGCCATGGGGACAACACCTCGTCACAAAGACCGTCGCCCGACGCAGCCTGCTCCCGCATCTGCTCGCACGGTTCCCCATCCCGCTAGCCTGACGGAGAAAACGGCCCCGTCCGCTGGCCAAAAGCAAGCAAGCGGCCGTCATGCTGGCGAAAAGGAAAGGTATCATTTGTACAACCAGAGTGCTTTGTACTCAGGACAGACTCGCCCCATGGGGAAAATATTCCCAGATTTCAAAGGGAACTTCACAGAGCCTTCAGAGCCTTACCTGAAGACGGCCCTGcactcccccttccccacccTGAGCAGCCCTTTCACAGACCACCCGTTTCCCTCCCCAACTGCGACTTCCAGAGATCCCGCTGGCACGGGGCTGGCAAGAACTACGCACccggcccctgctccccccagcagcACCTCGGGAGGCCTTAGGAAAGCAGAGCGTGGGGATGGGACGGAGCCGGTTGTGCAGAAAGCAGATTTTGCCACCACAACTGCTGGACCATCGACTAATCCTGAAGCAGTGTCGGTGCCTTTTGACCGTCCCCACTATGATATATGGGATATGCTGAGCAAAAACAGCTCTTGGGTAACCTTGAACCTCAGTACAAATGTCCCGTTGTTTGCTGGCCCTGGaactgcaacagcagcagcaggtcacTCGGTTCAGACCAGTTTCGATGTCAACGTCTCCTCTCCGGCAGCGGGCAaccccaggggagctgccccgaCGCAGCACAGCGCGGTGACTAACGCCACTGTGTTTGGCAGCGCTCTCTCCGCAGCACCCGTCACCAGGTTGTCCAGCTCCATTTCCACAGCTGGCTCCACTGCAACCGGCAACTTCCTAAACAGACTGGTTCCTGCCGGGACCTGGAAACCTGGGGTGCCGGGAAACATCTCCCATGTCACTGAGGGGGACAAGCCCCAGCACAGAGCAACCATCTGTCTCAGCAAGATGGACATTGCCTGGATCATCCTGGCTATCAGCGTACCTATATCCTCATGTT CAGTTCTGCTGACAGTCTGCTgcatgaggaggaagaaaaagacatcTAACCCAGAAAACAATTTGAGCTATTGGAATAACGCTATTACCATGGACTACTTCAACAGGCATGCTGTAGAGTTACCGAGAGAGATCCAGTCTCTGGAGACTTCAGAG GACCACCTCTCCGAGCCACGCTCCCCAGCCAACGGCGATTACCGAGACAGTGGTATGGTCCTCGTAAACCCCTTCTGTCAAGAAACTCTATTTGTAGGACATGAGCAAGTGTCTGAAATATGA
- the BFSP2 gene encoding phakinin: MPLPRRRSSFLGQQPSSAAPESSGAPSRRVSVGGGGRPPGVYVGTAPPGGVSSLGTRVSRRALGITSVFLQGLRSSCSAVPLAPGLEKGRGLPYESLNGCLVEYIEKVRALEQVNQELEEHIRVYLDKKSSAISSWGVLRENWEAIYHQVGEAVLENARLMLHTENIQACAEDFKDRYENEQPFRKAVEDEINSLYKVIDDANLTKMELESQIESMKEELTLLSRNHEEDVKVLYKQLAGSQLEELDVPLGGGLDDILEKIRIHWERDIEKNRAEAGALLRTKQQAEPTAAERTQEEELVEGLRTEFHETACKIQSLQAETESLRTLKRGLENSLYDAKHWHDIELQNLGSVISKLEAEMGEIKVETEQQQRDRDNLLTSKQQLEKDIAAYHCLLDGEQSS; this comes from the exons ATGCCCTTGCCGAGGCGTCGGTCTTCGTTCCTGGGGCAGCAGCCCTCCTCCGCGGCGCCGGAGAGCTCGGGGGCGCCCAGCCGCCGGGTCAGCGTCGGCGGCGGAGGAAGACCCCCGGGCGTCTACGTGGGCACTGCGCCCCCGGGAGGAGTGAGCAGCCTGGGCACTCGGGTATCCCGCAGAGCCCTGGGCATCACCAGTGTCTTCCTGCAGGGCTTGCGCAGCTCCTGCTCCGCCGTGCCCCTGGCCCCAGGGCTGGAGAAGGGCCGAGGCCTCCCCTACGAGAGCCTGAACGGCTGCTTGGTGGAGTACATCGAGAAGGTGCGAGCTCTCGAGCAGGTCAACCAAGAGCTGGAGGAGCACATCAGAGTCTACCTGGACAAGAAGTCCTCTGCCATCAGCAGCTGGGGAGTGCTGAGGGAGAACTGGGAGGCCATTTACCACCAG GTGGGCGAAGCAGTCCTTGAAAATGCTCGTCTTATGTTGCACACAGAGAACATTCAAGCTTGTGCTGAAGATTTTAAAGACAG gtaTGAAAATGAGCAGCCGTTCAGAAAGGCAGTGGAAGATGAAATTAATTCCCTATATAAAGTGATTGATGATGCTAATTTAACTAAAATGGAGCTGGAGAGTCAGATAGAAAGCATGAAAGAAGAACTAACTTTGCTGTCAAGGAATCACGAAGAA gatgTGAAGGTATTATACAAACAGCTTGCTGGATCTCAGCTGGAAGAACTTGATGTTCCTCTTGGAGGTGGCCTGGATGACATACTGGAAAAAATCAGAATCCACTGGGAGAGAGATATTGAAAAGAATCGTGCTGAGGCAGGTGCCCTGCTCCGTACCAAG CAACAAGCTGAACCAACAGCTGCTGAACGAACCCAAGAAGAAGAACTGGTGGAGGGCCTAAGAACAGAGTTCCATGAAACTGCCTGCAAAATACAGAGCTTGCAAGCAGAAACTGAATCTTTAAGAACTTTG AAAAGGGGTCTGGAGAACTCTTTATACGATGCTAAGCATTGGCATGACATTGAACTGCAGAACCTAGGCTCTGTCATTTCCAAGCTGgaggcagagatgggagaaatCAAAGTAgaaactgagcagcagcagcgggaTCGTGACAATCTGCTGACCAGCAAACAACAGCTGGAGAAAGACATTGCTGCATATCACTGTCTTCTGGATGGAGAACAAAGCAG ctga